The following are encoded in a window of Solibacillus sp. FSL R7-0668 genomic DNA:
- a CDS encoding 2-oxoglutarate dehydrogenase E1 component has product MSNNVLPAGSPWSAFSGPNLGYVLEQYDLFLQSPEEVEPELVQLFQAYGGPVFVDGQAPAATGAVAGSGDYKKVLAAVKLAASIRENGHLAADLYPLKNRELDTSRIEVSGFNLTDADLAAIPAEVFFTSVPAGVTNGKQAIDYLKSVYTDKVGVEVAHLQNAEERAWIEAQVEAGAFKQTLAADQKKAVLERLTRIENFEKFIHKTFVGQKRFSGEGLDTQIILLDEIIKGSEAKGVKDVRIGMAHRGRLNVLTHVLNKPYDMMFSDFAHVSNDLFLPEDGKLEITKGWTGDVKYHMGASYTYDSGLNVKLAYNPSHLEVGNPLVIGGVRAAQDDTSAPGFAKHDDSKALGILLHGDAAFAGQGIVTEGFNFSQVEGFKTGGTVQIIANNMIGFTTELFDSRSSNYASDPAKGYDIPVVHVNADSPETVAAVGRFVAEYRAKFKKDIVIDLIGYRRYGHNETDDPTVTNPETYKLVSKHEPIRALYGAELAAAGVLSADEVKALDTKIYAEMQAAYDHVKAMAEKDEHKTLEMPEELKVEFPEIDTTVDAERLAKVNEDLLVFADGFEPQNKLGKILAKRRDAFAEAKIDWGHAETLAYATITQDGTPVRFTGQDAQRGTFSQRHLVLHDKNNGSEFTPLHHVEGVKASFTVYNSPLTEAGVVGYEYGYNLENENVLSVWEAQFGDFSNMAQVMFDNFISSARSKWGQKSGFVILLPHGYEGQGPEHSSSRMERYLQLSAENNWFVANCSNAGNYYHLLRRQAGLLGTEGVRPLVVVSPKSLLRHPLAAASAEQLATGRFQEVIEQEGLGKNVEAVEKVLLGSGKVMIDLAERVKDGEGFDHLHIVRVEQIYPFPTAQVKEIIARFPNVKEIVWVQEEPKNQGSWTYVLETLYNIAEGKKVRYVGRPAMSSTSEGDGDSHKAAQAKLVNEALEK; this is encoded by the coding sequence ATGTCGAACAATGTATTACCTGCAGGTTCTCCATGGTCAGCGTTTTCTGGTCCTAACTTAGGTTATGTATTAGAGCAATATGACTTATTCCTGCAATCTCCTGAAGAAGTTGAACCGGAATTAGTACAATTATTCCAAGCTTACGGTGGTCCTGTATTTGTAGATGGTCAAGCGCCAGCTGCAACAGGTGCAGTAGCAGGTTCTGGAGACTACAAAAAAGTATTAGCTGCCGTTAAATTAGCAGCATCAATTCGCGAAAACGGTCACTTAGCTGCGGATTTATATCCACTTAAAAACCGTGAATTAGACACTTCTCGCATTGAAGTAAGCGGATTCAATTTAACTGATGCAGACCTTGCTGCCATTCCGGCTGAAGTATTCTTCACGTCCGTGCCAGCAGGTGTTACAAATGGTAAGCAAGCAATCGACTATTTAAAATCAGTTTATACTGACAAAGTTGGTGTTGAAGTAGCACACTTACAAAATGCTGAAGAGCGCGCTTGGATTGAAGCTCAAGTGGAAGCTGGCGCATTCAAACAAACACTAGCTGCTGACCAAAAGAAAGCGGTTTTAGAACGCCTAACTCGCATCGAAAACTTTGAAAAATTTATTCATAAAACATTTGTAGGTCAAAAACGTTTCTCTGGTGAAGGTTTAGATACTCAAATTATTTTATTAGATGAAATCATTAAAGGCTCAGAAGCAAAAGGCGTGAAAGATGTACGTATTGGTATGGCTCACCGTGGTCGCTTAAACGTGTTAACGCATGTATTAAACAAACCATATGACATGATGTTCTCGGACTTTGCACATGTTTCTAATGACCTATTCTTACCGGAAGATGGTAAGTTAGAAATTACAAAAGGTTGGACGGGCGACGTTAAATACCATATGGGTGCTTCTTACACATATGATTCTGGTTTAAACGTCAAATTAGCTTACAACCCATCTCACTTAGAAGTTGGGAATCCGTTAGTTATCGGTGGCGTTCGTGCTGCACAAGATGATACATCAGCTCCAGGCTTTGCAAAACATGATGATTCTAAAGCATTAGGTATCCTATTACACGGTGATGCTGCATTCGCAGGTCAAGGGATTGTTACAGAAGGCTTTAACTTCTCACAAGTTGAGGGCTTCAAAACAGGTGGTACTGTTCAAATTATCGCTAACAACATGATCGGTTTCACAACGGAATTATTCGATTCACGTTCTTCTAACTACGCATCTGACCCAGCTAAAGGGTATGATATTCCAGTAGTTCACGTAAATGCGGATAGCCCAGAAACAGTGGCTGCTGTTGGTCGCTTTGTAGCAGAATACCGTGCGAAGTTCAAAAAAGACATCGTAATTGATTTAATTGGTTACCGTCGTTATGGTCACAACGAAACAGATGACCCAACAGTAACAAACCCAGAAACATATAAATTAGTATCTAAACATGAGCCAATCCGTGCTTTATACGGTGCTGAATTAGCAGCAGCTGGTGTATTATCAGCGGACGAAGTAAAGGCGCTTGATACGAAAATCTATGCTGAAATGCAAGCTGCATACGATCACGTAAAAGCAATGGCAGAAAAAGACGAGCACAAAACGTTAGAAATGCCAGAAGAATTAAAAGTTGAATTCCCAGAAATCGACACAACTGTTGATGCTGAGCGTTTAGCAAAAGTAAACGAAGATTTATTAGTATTTGCTGATGGTTTCGAGCCACAAAACAAATTAGGCAAAATCTTAGCAAAACGTCGTGATGCATTTGCTGAAGCAAAAATTGACTGGGGTCATGCGGAAACATTAGCATACGCTACAATTACGCAAGACGGCACACCAGTTCGTTTCACTGGTCAAGATGCACAGCGTGGTACGTTCTCTCAACGTCACTTAGTATTACACGACAAAAACAACGGTTCTGAGTTCACACCATTACACCATGTAGAGGGCGTTAAAGCTTCATTCACTGTTTACAATTCACCACTTACTGAAGCTGGGGTTGTAGGTTATGAATATGGCTACAACTTAGAAAACGAAAACGTATTATCTGTATGGGAAGCACAATTCGGTGACTTCTCAAACATGGCACAAGTAATGTTCGATAACTTCATCTCAAGTGCACGCTCTAAATGGGGTCAAAAATCTGGTTTCGTCATCCTTTTACCACATGGTTATGAAGGTCAGGGTCCAGAGCACTCATCTAGCCGTATGGAACGTTACTTACAATTATCAGCTGAAAACAACTGGTTCGTAGCAAACTGTTCAAACGCAGGTAACTACTACCACTTATTACGTCGTCAAGCAGGCTTACTTGGAACTGAAGGCGTTCGTCCATTAGTAGTTGTTTCACCAAAATCTTTACTACGTCACCCATTAGCTGCAGCATCTGCTGAGCAACTTGCAACAGGTCGCTTCCAAGAAGTAATCGAGCAAGAGGGCTTAGGTAAAAACGTAGAAGCAGTAGAAAAAGTATTACTTGGTTCAGGTAAAGTGATGATTGACCTTGCTGAACGTGTGAAAGATGGAGAAGGCTTCGATCACTTACACATCGTACGTGTTGAGCAAATCTATCCATTCCCAACAGCGCAAGTAAAAGAAATTATCGCGCGTTTCCCAAATGTGAAAGAAATTGTTTGGGTACAAGAAGAGCCGAAAAACCAAGGTTCATGGACTTATGTTCTTGAAACATTATATAATATCGCTGAAGGCAAAAAAGTGCGCTATGTAGGTCGTCCTGCAATGAGCTCAACTTCTGAAGGTGACGGCGATTCACATAAAGCAGCTCAAGCTAAATTAGTGAACGAAGCACTTGAAAAATAA
- a CDS encoding HAMP domain-containing sensor histidine kinase, producing MKRLQERFLKTSLKSKWILAVGATIFISYAIISVVLYIALQTWLINNEEKNAVRTVEDLTSFFEAQGSSVTIQRLQNNTALMKAILTQEQTVRIFNLDGIEVISINDITPIAAFPDGNDYRATLINEQSIDGKDAFVVHKLVQIGPFHGVMQLIHPLTTFQAMMKYILTTIIIVGIGALVFSVSISYYLVNLLMKPLVQLRDAMNLVRNDGFKAQPEFQYKADDEIGDLLHMYRTLMNELEISFTKQQQFVADASHELRTPIQVIEGHLSLLSRWGKNDPQVLDESLHTSLTEITRMKKMIEELLQLARNEEVDESKSADVEIVYEEVSKELQQLYPTAQFEFHVIGQKETAAITEHALTQIFRNIMSNGIRYNRNEPKIQTTVNYTERAIFVTIADNGIGIAKEHIPYIFDRLYRIDESRTNAITGTGLGLSITKMLLEKYQAEINVESTLNKGTAFVIKLPKK from the coding sequence ATGAAAAGATTGCAGGAACGCTTTTTAAAGACATCATTAAAATCTAAATGGATATTAGCAGTGGGCGCGACGATATTTATAAGCTATGCCATAATTTCAGTGGTGCTCTACATCGCCTTACAAACCTGGCTAATAAATAATGAAGAAAAAAATGCAGTGCGCACTGTCGAGGACCTAACGAGTTTTTTTGAGGCGCAAGGAAGCTCTGTTACAATACAGAGATTGCAAAACAATACTGCCTTGATGAAGGCCATTTTAACACAAGAGCAAACGGTGCGTATTTTTAATCTAGATGGCATCGAAGTGATTAGCATTAATGATATTACCCCAATCGCAGCATTTCCTGATGGCAACGATTATCGTGCGACGCTTATTAATGAACAATCAATAGATGGGAAGGATGCTTTTGTTGTCCATAAACTTGTACAAATTGGTCCGTTTCATGGTGTGATGCAGCTAATTCATCCGTTAACGACTTTTCAAGCGATGATGAAGTATATTTTAACGACGATTATTATCGTAGGTATCGGCGCATTAGTATTCTCGGTTTCCATTAGCTATTATTTGGTTAATCTACTTATGAAGCCCCTTGTACAACTGCGCGATGCGATGAATTTAGTCCGCAATGATGGCTTTAAGGCACAGCCTGAATTTCAATATAAAGCTGATGATGAAATTGGCGACTTGCTTCATATGTATCGAACGTTAATGAATGAGCTCGAAATTTCGTTTACTAAGCAACAGCAATTTGTGGCCGATGCTTCCCATGAGCTACGGACGCCTATTCAGGTAATTGAAGGGCATTTATCGCTTCTTTCACGTTGGGGCAAAAATGATCCGCAAGTATTAGATGAATCATTACACACATCCTTGACTGAAATTACACGCATGAAAAAGATGATTGAAGAGCTGTTACAGCTTGCGCGGAATGAAGAGGTCGATGAATCCAAAAGCGCGGATGTCGAAATCGTATATGAAGAAGTAAGCAAAGAGCTGCAGCAGCTTTATCCAACGGCACAGTTTGAGTTTCATGTTATAGGACAGAAGGAAACCGCCGCCATAACGGAACATGCACTCACACAAATTTTCCGAAATATTATGAGTAATGGGATACGTTATAATCGCAACGAACCAAAAATTCAAACAACCGTAAATTATACAGAGCGTGCTATTTTTGTGACGATTGCTGATAACGGGATTGGCATTGCCAAAGAACATATCCCGTATATTTTTGATCGTTTATACCGTATTGATGAGTCACGAACGAATGCGATTACAGGTACTGGGCTCGGATTAAGCATTACTAAAATGCTCCTCGAAAAATATCAAGCAGAGATAAATGTCGAAAGTACGTTGAATAAAGGGACGGCATTTGTAATTAAATTACCAAAGAAGTAG
- a CDS encoding response regulator transcription factor gives MKQKILIVEDEKNIARFLELELQHEQFETTQAHDGRSGLELALAETFDCILLDVMLPELNGIEVCRRIRKVSDVPILLLTARDAVMDRVAGLDAGADDYIVKPFAIEELLARIRSILRRVKPTEQQDVLKIRNLEIDVNAYEVVFEGKKLELTRTEFDLLKLLVENNNHVCTRESILERVWGFESEVETNVVDVYIRHLRSKLKTEDAPYIETVRGVGYVVRV, from the coding sequence GTGAAGCAGAAAATATTAATTGTTGAAGATGAAAAAAACATCGCGCGTTTTTTAGAGTTGGAATTGCAGCATGAACAATTTGAAACAACTCAGGCACATGATGGGAGAAGTGGGCTCGAATTAGCTCTAGCGGAAACCTTTGATTGCATTTTGCTCGATGTCATGCTGCCAGAACTTAATGGAATTGAAGTGTGTCGTCGAATTCGGAAAGTAAGCGATGTCCCGATTTTACTTCTAACTGCAAGAGATGCGGTAATGGATCGTGTGGCGGGCCTTGATGCTGGGGCAGATGATTATATTGTAAAACCTTTTGCCATTGAAGAGCTATTGGCGCGCATACGTTCTATTTTGCGCCGTGTGAAGCCAACAGAGCAACAGGATGTTCTTAAAATTCGCAACTTAGAAATCGATGTCAATGCTTATGAAGTTGTATTCGAAGGTAAAAAGCTAGAGCTTACTAGAACAGAGTTTGATTTACTCAAGCTGCTTGTCGAAAATAATAATCATGTTTGTACGCGTGAATCGATCCTAGAACGGGTATGGGGTTTTGAATCAGAAGTTGAAACAAATGTAGTCGATGTGTATATTCGTCATTTACGGTCAAAACTAAAAACTGAGGATGCGCCTTATATTGAGACAGTGCGCGGTGTTGGCTATGTGGTGCGTGTATGA